The nucleotide sequence aaaaataaaaaaaaaaatatatcaagtatttatataacagaatatatatatattatataatatatatatatatatatacaatttttcctttttcctttttctttatatttccATACAAGAACacaagaaaatattttaattttatttttaatatcttatgaaaatatatatttataaaaaaaaaaaaaaaaaaaaaaaaaaagtaaaataaataaataatttaatgtacatatatatatattatatatatatatatatgtaatatcataatatttatatgtaatcCTTTACgaaatgaataaaaaaaaaaatgccTAATTTTGAAGAATGAAAAGTATAGGAAGTAAAGTTAGCACATTGATAGGAATGatattatgtaaaaatgaaaagaaaaatagaagaagaaaaaataataagacGAAAGATTCttccttattttttataataaaaaaacaaagtTGTCcattgttatatattattttgtcaatattatatataacatattgTATGGAATGTATTGTATGTATGAAATTATCGAAGAATGACAATTGCTTAAATAGAAATaactatttttttcttgaatataaattaaataatgattattatgGAAAGAAAActtatgtaaataatataagaaaacatatttcaaaaaaagagaatgttattaataatcacaaaaattttaaattaaaaagttCAAAAGTTGATGAAATTATAGAaagtttaaaaaatttaacTTTACTAGAAGCTAGTGAAttagtaaaaaaaattgaacTAACATTTTCTGTAGATacaaaacaaaatttaaataCATCTAGTTCTAGTGGACAAGAAAATAAACAGAATGAATCTGAtggaaaagaaaatgaagaagatgaagaaaataaggtatatgatttaatactggaaaatatagaacctaacaaaaaaataccCATCATAAAAATCgttaaagaaataaaaaaagatcTTAATTTAAAACAAGCAAAGGATTTAGTGGATAACTTGCCACAAACACTTTTTGAAAAGGTTAACAAAGAAACTGCAGATAAATGGAAAACAAAATTGACAGAAGCAGGGGGTGTAGTAAAATTGAAATAATCTTTTTTAAAGGACGTTTTACagaattttatatattattataatgattttctttattttattttatttgtttttttttttttttttttgttattttgaaagaataaattatatatttattcatcAATTATTCGctatataatgtatatatgtaccTATTTTATACACACacataaacatatatatatatatatatatatatatatattatatatatatatttttatatagtttttatttattatctttaaaTGGGTTATATCTTTTTTCAGTAACcttgatttatatatatatatatatatattatatagaaaaataatatatatgaatgttttctttttcgtttaattattattttattttatttttttatgttttatataacatgttttattgtttttttttttttttatttattattaaatgaataataacttttaaaatgtaaataagaatttttatatattatgtaaatttaaaaaaaaaatgagcacataaatatattatatatatatgtgaatggtataaattttaaatgGGAAGACAAAAACTGGgcatataataaaaaaaaaaaaatataatataatatatatatatatatatatgtgcgcatttaagatatattttttaaatttaacGAGGAgcatataaattataatatgagGTGACAAATTtttgatataataaataatagaaaaaaaaaaaaaaaaaaatattttatttattaataaataaataaataaataaatatatatatatatatatatatatatatatatatatatatatatatacatttgtgtcactaaattttattatatagataattgaaaaaaagaacattTATCATTTGAGCATATAAATACCTATCTACTTTCGTATATTCCATGGTATAAAACTTCAAATGCatattatatctttaattattattgaactatacatatgtaatatatatatatatatattatatgtctgtttttatatctttaaatatataattcataatttataatttaatttgtttAATTTAATTGTGGAACATTGGCTGCTTGTTGGGCTTGAAAGAACTGAGCTTGCATTTCAAATAATTGACACTCTTTTTCATATTGAAAAGCTATAGGTGTTACTAAAACAACTACTGAAACACCTGCTATCCATACAACCCATGATGTTGTTTTTAAACTCTTTTtaagaaaattatttattctaTTCTTTGCTACTCTTAATTTATTTCTCATACGAACGGCATCCTTATGTGCTAATTGAAAAACTGGCTTGTTCGATATTACCAAACgattttcttcatttattgtaattatttttGATAGTGCTGTTCCCATTATTTCTTcagaaaaaattaaacaatataaataaatataaatatgtaaatatatatatatgtatatatatatatataagtgtatactttttaaaaagtatattAAACGAactaataatatttataaattcaACGTCATAAGCTATTTATtcaaagaaaaaaaaattaaagaaaacaaaaaattaataaattataaaaaatatatatatatatatatattaatgtaaatgatgaaaattataaaattcaCTGCTTAGGgatgttatataatatatatatttatatatatatatatatataaatgtttatattttttttccacctttaattatatcttaatttaaaaaaaaaaaaaaaaaaaaaaaaaaaaatacattttgCGCATATAAAGGTAAAATTATATTCCATAGGTATAATTAACtatatgaattaaaaaaaaaaaaaaaaaatttataatatatatattatatatttattatatatatatattatatatatataattatttttattttaaaaaaaatatatgtaatatttatatatatatataatataatatttatctatatatataatattttccttcttttattataatatttactgtatattaaataaatatttaaaacatataaatacaagaaatatttattttctcaTTAATAAATGGGTTCCCTTacttttcattttatgt is from Plasmodium reichenowi strain SY57 chromosome 5, whole genome shotgun sequence and encodes:
- a CDS encoding 50S ribosomal protein L12, apicoplast, putative → MKSIGSKVSTLIGMILCKNEKKNRRRKNNKTKDSSLFFIIKKQSCPLLYIILSILYITYCMECIVCMKLSKNDNCLNRNNYFFLEYKLNNDYYGKKTYVNNIRKHISKKENVINNHKNFKLKSSKVDEIIESLKNLTLLEASELVKKIELTFSVDTKQNLNTSSSSGQENKQNESDGKENEEDEENKVYDLILENIEPNKKIPIIKIVKEIKKDLNLKQAKDLVDNLPQTLFEKVNKETADKWKTKLTEAGGVVKLK
- a CDS encoding mitochondrial import receptor subunit TOM22, putative, which translates into the protein MGTALSKIITINEENRLVISNKPVFQLAHKDAVRMRNKLRVAKNRINNFLKKSLKTTSWVVWIAGVSVVVLVTPIAFQYEKECQLFEMQAQFFQAQQAANVPQLN